The following proteins come from a genomic window of Aquimarina sp. MAR_2010_214:
- a CDS encoding rod shape-determining protein — MGFFDFLNEKIAIDLGTSNTLITYKGKIAVNNPSIISIHQITGKIIAVGKEAGMMRGKINKNIKTISPFNNGVISNFDAAEKMLKTFIKKLSVFNTSAFATSYNMIIAIPCGSTEVEMRAVQESAKRLNAKNIFLIPEPIAAAIGGGIDVLEPKGNMVVDIGGGTTEIAVISLGRIISGQSVKIAGNVFNEDIIQYVRESRNLHIGESMAEKIKIKIGSAIDTLASPPEKMMVEGRDILTGKPKQIQLSHKEIKKSLDKSIIQIENAIMETLSEIPPEISADIYNSGIYLTGGGSMLRGLDGRLSIATELPVHLGDQPLETVVKGSDIVLKNLELYKDVLIKKRRQ, encoded by the coding sequence ATGGGCTTTTTTGATTTTTTAAACGAAAAAATAGCAATAGATCTTGGCACCTCAAATACGCTTATTACCTATAAAGGAAAAATAGCAGTAAACAATCCCTCTATCATATCAATCCATCAAATTACCGGAAAAATTATTGCAGTAGGTAAAGAAGCAGGTATGATGCGTGGCAAAATTAACAAGAATATAAAAACAATATCTCCATTTAATAATGGTGTTATTTCTAATTTTGATGCAGCAGAGAAAATGTTAAAGACATTTATCAAAAAGTTATCCGTTTTTAATACTTCAGCTTTTGCAACTTCTTACAATATGATTATTGCTATCCCTTGCGGAAGTACCGAAGTTGAAATGCGAGCGGTACAAGAATCTGCAAAACGACTCAATGCAAAAAATATATTTCTAATACCAGAACCTATAGCCGCCGCAATAGGTGGCGGGATAGATGTTCTAGAACCTAAAGGAAATATGGTTGTAGATATAGGCGGAGGAACTACAGAAATTGCTGTGATCTCTTTGGGGAGAATAATTAGTGGCCAATCTGTAAAAATTGCCGGAAATGTTTTTAATGAGGATATCATTCAATATGTACGAGAATCTCGAAATCTACATATAGGAGAGTCTATGGCAGAGAAAATAAAAATAAAAATTGGTTCTGCAATCGATACCTTAGCATCACCTCCAGAAAAAATGATGGTAGAAGGAAGAGATATTCTTACAGGAAAACCTAAACAAATACAATTATCACATAAAGAGATTAAAAAAAGTTTGGATAAGTCTATTATACAAATAGAAAATGCAATTATGGAGACGCTTTCTGAAATTCCTCCAGAAATCTCTGCTGATATCTATAATTCTGGTATTTATTTAACAGGTGGTGGATCAATGCTAAGAGGGCTTGATGGTCGATTATCTATAGCTACAGAACTTCCTGTACACCTAGGAGATCAACCCCTAGAAACTGTTGTAAAAGGAAGCGACATTGTTTTAAAAAACCTTGAATTATATAAAGATGTCTTGATTAAAAAGAGAAGGCAATAA
- a CDS encoding reprolysin-like metallopeptidase — protein sequence MKTRLFLFVSLFIVGHVFAQGNNPWQRTSSAKSLTIIKTKADLPSNTLFDLNIEVLKKALQNSQLRGKSSNGSTVIMQFPNEQGNMESYSIVEAPVMHPDLAAKYPEIKSYAGQGIDDPTATIRFSIAPSGLQSMRLSGNSKAVFIEPYTTSGSVYTIYSRDQRTGTIDRLNCSVDENTPDFSNKSGINQKNADDGVLRTFKLAVSTTGEYTQFHGGTKAGAMAAINATMTRVNGIYETDFGVTMVLIANNDAVVYTNANTDPYTGSYNSQLQSTLTSVIGEANYDIGHVFVLATKNGNAGCIGCVCKNGQKGSGFSSRNTPQGDIYDVDYVAHEMGHQFGGNHTFTFTSDASSSIQVEPGSGTTIMGYAGITDRPNTPPDQQTDVQQNSDPYFHAVTIQQITNYVKSTTCQTNTNTGNAIPTANAGADYTVPKGTAFVLTGQGTDANSSDALTYCWEQIDGRVGTFPGPTVTSGVAFRSYTPTASNQRYFPRLQTIKTGATSWKWEAVPDVTRALNFRLTVRDNKAGGGANNSDNMKVNVTASAGPFVVNVPNTNVSWSAGSTQTVTWNVAGTTGNGINAANVDILLSTDGGDTYPTVIATAVPNDGSHSITVPNSQGTQNRIMVKGSGNIFFDISNANFEITGGTGGDTEAPSTPASLTASNPTQTTIDLSWNASTDNVGVSGYDVYQGSTVIGTATTTTYQATGLSANTSYSFRVKAKDAAGNQSGFSTTATATTTDGGTPINYCASNGNDTSYEYIGKVVLGTINKTSNAGTNGYSNFTAESTNLAKGNSNTITITPTFPRTAAYDEGYSVWIDYNQDGDFTDAGEQVWTKAPSNTTPVSGSFTVPASATDGTTRMRVSMKYDAVPTSCESFSYGEVEDYTVVIGGSGSRNNTSLALTTSSTSSLNNKINDFTIYPNPAHSFIMIHMKNANNSDYKIVNQIGQTIKKGKVSERKIELNNLTSGLYFISVTSGAKTETKKFILN from the coding sequence ATGAAAACGCGATTATTTTTATTCGTGAGCTTATTCATTGTAGGCCACGTATTCGCACAAGGTAATAACCCTTGGCAAAGAACTAGTTCTGCAAAAAGTCTTACTATTATAAAGACAAAGGCAGATTTACCATCAAACACTCTTTTTGATCTTAATATTGAAGTTCTGAAAAAAGCACTTCAGAATTCTCAATTACGAGGGAAATCATCAAATGGTTCTACTGTTATTATGCAGTTTCCAAATGAACAAGGTAATATGGAATCTTATAGTATAGTAGAGGCTCCTGTAATGCATCCTGATCTTGCAGCCAAATATCCTGAGATTAAATCGTATGCTGGTCAGGGAATCGATGATCCAACAGCTACAATCAGATTTAGTATTGCTCCTTCTGGACTACAAAGCATGCGCCTATCTGGTAATTCTAAAGCTGTATTTATAGAGCCATATACAACAAGCGGTTCTGTATATACTATTTACTCCAGAGATCAAAGAACCGGTACTATTGACAGATTAAACTGTTCTGTTGATGAGAATACGCCTGACTTTTCTAATAAGAGTGGGATCAATCAAAAAAATGCTGATGACGGTGTTTTAAGAACTTTTAAATTAGCGGTTTCGACTACTGGCGAATATACTCAATTTCATGGAGGTACTAAGGCAGGAGCAATGGCTGCTATCAATGCTACTATGACTCGTGTAAATGGAATTTATGAAACCGATTTTGGGGTTACAATGGTACTTATTGCCAACAATGATGCTGTTGTTTACACAAATGCAAATACTGATCCATATACAGGAAGTTATAACAGTCAGTTACAATCTACACTTACTAGCGTTATAGGTGAGGCAAATTATGATATTGGTCATGTATTTGTTCTTGCTACAAAAAATGGTAATGCAGGATGTATCGGCTGTGTATGTAAAAATGGACAAAAAGGGAGTGGTTTTTCTTCTAGAAATACACCTCAAGGAGATATTTATGATGTTGATTATGTAGCACATGAAATGGGACATCAATTCGGTGGAAATCATACCTTTACTTTTACTAGTGATGCAAGCAGCAGTATTCAGGTAGAACCAGGAAGTGGTACGACCATTATGGGATATGCAGGGATTACAGATCGACCTAATACTCCACCAGACCAACAAACTGATGTACAACAGAATAGTGATCCTTATTTTCATGCTGTAACTATTCAGCAAATTACTAACTATGTAAAATCAACAACTTGTCAGACAAATACAAATACTGGTAATGCTATACCTACTGCAAATGCAGGAGCTGATTATACAGTTCCAAAAGGAACTGCATTTGTATTAACCGGTCAAGGAACTGATGCTAATAGTAGTGATGCGCTTACCTATTGTTGGGAACAAATTGATGGTCGTGTAGGGACATTTCCTGGTCCGACTGTAACTTCTGGTGTAGCTTTCAGATCATACACTCCTACAGCATCCAATCAAAGGTATTTTCCAAGATTACAAACGATCAAAACTGGTGCTACTTCATGGAAATGGGAAGCTGTACCAGATGTAACGAGAGCCTTAAACTTCAGATTAACAGTAAGAGATAATAAAGCTGGTGGTGGAGCAAATAATAGTGATAACATGAAGGTTAATGTCACTGCTTCTGCAGGACCTTTTGTTGTTAATGTTCCTAATACTAATGTTAGCTGGTCTGCTGGTTCTACACAAACCGTAACCTGGAATGTTGCTGGTACGACAGGAAATGGAATTAATGCTGCTAATGTCGATATCTTATTATCTACAGATGGAGGAGATACATATCCAACTGTTATTGCTACAGCAGTACCAAACGATGGTTCTCATAGCATAACAGTACCTAATTCTCAAGGAACGCAAAACAGAATCATGGTAAAAGGATCAGGAAACATATTCTTTGATATTTCTAATGCCAACTTTGAAATCACCGGAGGAACAGGTGGAGATACAGAAGCCCCTTCAACTCCTGCAAGTTTGACTGCGTCTAATCCTACACAAACTACTATTGATCTATCCTGGAACGCTTCTACAGATAATGTTGGAGTAAGTGGATATGATGTTTATCAAGGTAGTACAGTTATAGGAACAGCTACAACTACAACTTATCAAGCTACTGGATTATCGGCAAATACATCATATTCTTTTAGAGTAAAGGCTAAAGACGCAGCAGGAAATCAATCTGGTTTTAGTACTACTGCAACAGCAACTACTACCGATGGTGGTACTCCAATAAATTACTGTGCATCTAATGGTAATGATACTTCTTATGAATATATTGGTAAAGTGGTTCTAGGAACTATCAATAAAACTTCTAATGCAGGAACTAATGGGTACAGTAATTTTACGGCTGAGTCTACCAACTTGGCTAAAGGAAATTCTAATACCATAACCATTACTCCAACATTTCCTAGAACAGCAGCATATGATGAAGGATATTCAGTTTGGATTGATTACAATCAGGATGGTGATTTTACTGATGCCGGAGAACAAGTATGGACTAAAGCGCCTTCTAACACAACTCCCGTAAGTGGTAGCTTTACTGTACCTGCAAGTGCAACAGATGGAACTACAAGAATGAGAGTTTCTATGAAATATGATGCCGTTCCAACTTCATGTGAATCTTTCTCTTATGGAGAAGTAGAAGATTATACTGTCGTTATAGGTGGGTCCGGTAGTAGAAATAACACTTCATTAGCGTTAACAACTTCGTCTACAAGTAGTCTTAATAATAAAATAAATGACTTTACAATTTATCCAAATCCTGCACATAGCTTTATCATGATCCATATGAAAAATGCTAACAACTCAGATTATAAAATTGTTAACCAAATTGGTCAAACGATAAAAAAAGGTAAAGTTTCTGAACGTAAAATAGAGTTAAATAATTTGACTTCTGGATTGTACTTTATTTCTGTAACATCAGGTGCCAAAACTGAAACAAAAAAGTTTATCCTAAACTAA
- the cmk gene encoding (d)CMP kinase, translated as MEDNKIIIAIDGHSSTGKSTVAKQLAKALGYIYVDTGAMYRAVSLYAMRKKIIDELHFDHEELEKDLSAIDLRFKINPKTGLAEILLNGENVEREIRTLTVSRYVSKIAAISSVRKKLVEQQQKMGIDKGIVMDGRDIGTVVFPYAELKLFMTATAKDRAERRFLELRERGEDVTYEDVLKNVVNRDHIDSTRKDSPLRKAEDAIKIDNSNLTLKEQFEQILQLAKTSVTTAT; from the coding sequence TTGGAAGACAATAAGATAATAATAGCTATAGATGGACATTCTTCTACAGGAAAAAGTACTGTCGCAAAACAATTGGCCAAAGCATTAGGATATATTTATGTAGATACAGGAGCAATGTATCGAGCAGTTTCTTTATATGCTATGAGAAAAAAAATTATTGATGAGCTTCATTTTGATCATGAAGAACTAGAAAAAGATCTTTCGGCAATAGATCTTAGATTTAAGATAAATCCTAAAACTGGTTTGGCAGAAATCCTACTTAATGGGGAAAATGTAGAAAGAGAAATCAGAACGCTTACAGTTTCTAGGTATGTAAGTAAAATTGCTGCTATTTCGAGTGTTCGTAAAAAATTAGTCGAACAACAACAAAAAATGGGGATAGATAAGGGGATTGTTATGGATGGAAGAGATATAGGAACCGTTGTTTTTCCATATGCAGAACTTAAACTATTTATGACTGCAACGGCCAAAGATCGTGCAGAACGTAGATTTCTGGAACTTAGAGAAAGGGGAGAAGATGTTACCTATGAAGATGTTTTAAAAAATGTTGTTAATAGAGATCACATAGATAGTACAAGAAAAGATTCACCACTTAGGAAAGCAGAAGATGCTATCAAGATTGATAATTCTAACCTTACTTTAAAAGAGCAATTTGAACAAATTTTACAACTTGCTAAAACTTCTGTTACTACGGCTACTTAA
- a CDS encoding tRNA pseudouridine(38-40) synthase TruA: MFRKRFYYIIQLQYLGFRYHGWQKQPTVNTLQRMVERTIAYVLEHKDFKVLATGRTDAKVSVNQTYIELFVDHQPLDIEVFYPLFNQNLPQDIRALGIEETNEQFNIIQSPKSKEYLYLFSFGEKFHPFCAPFMYNITEELNISLMQEAATLFVGKHNFRSYCHRPSENTILEGEITHCEIKKNEVYTASFFPKESYLLRVKGEGFKRNQIRLMMGALLDLGKGKINLNFIKQTLDPEADEIVLEHIVPGSGLILNSVEFKT; encoded by the coding sequence ATGTTCCGCAAACGTTTCTATTATATCATTCAGTTACAATACCTTGGTTTTAGATATCATGGTTGGCAGAAACAACCTACAGTAAATACTCTTCAGCGAATGGTAGAACGAACAATCGCTTATGTTCTGGAGCATAAAGATTTTAAAGTTCTGGCAACAGGAAGAACAGATGCTAAAGTATCGGTTAATCAAACCTATATTGAATTATTTGTAGACCATCAGCCTCTGGATATTGAAGTTTTTTATCCTTTATTTAATCAAAACCTACCTCAGGATATAAGGGCTTTGGGCATTGAAGAAACTAATGAGCAGTTTAATATTATTCAATCTCCGAAGAGTAAAGAATATTTGTATTTATTCTCCTTCGGAGAGAAATTTCATCCTTTTTGTGCTCCGTTTATGTACAACATTACAGAAGAACTTAATATAAGCTTAATGCAAGAAGCAGCTACACTATTTGTAGGAAAACATAATTTTAGATCATATTGCCACAGACCTTCAGAAAATACAATTTTGGAAGGCGAAATAACCCATTGTGAAATTAAAAAAAATGAAGTGTATACTGCTAGTTTTTTCCCAAAAGAAAGCTATCTTTTACGCGTAAAAGGTGAAGGGTTTAAAAGAAACCAAATTCGCTTAATGATGGGAGCATTATTGGATTTAGGAAAAGGAAAAATAAATCTTAATTTTATCAAACAAACCCTTGATCCTGAAGCTGATGAAATTGTATTAGAACATATAGTTCCCGGTTCTGGATTAATTTTAAACTCAGTCGAATTCAAAACATAA
- a CDS encoding LysM peptidoglycan-binding domain-containing protein, whose protein sequence is MVKSKYQSVLDLGQELNIQDGGVSEENGTLKIKGTANTQYEKNQLWDKIKEIGGSSPSDIMADIKVADTSVYHRHTVKSGESLSKIAKHYYGDAMKYKAIFEANTNILKNPDVIHPDQELVIPNL, encoded by the coding sequence ATGGTGAAGTCGAAATATCAAAGTGTTCTGGATTTAGGACAAGAATTAAATATCCAGGACGGTGGTGTATCTGAAGAAAATGGAACTCTTAAGATAAAAGGTACTGCAAACACGCAGTATGAAAAAAATCAACTTTGGGATAAAATAAAAGAAATAGGTGGAAGTTCTCCTTCTGATATTATGGCGGATATCAAAGTTGCTGATACTTCTGTATATCATAGACATACAGTAAAAAGTGGTGAATCATTAAGCAAAATTGCAAAGCACTATTATGGTGATGCAATGAAATACAAGGCTATTTTTGAAGCAAATACAAATATTCTTAAAAACCCAGATGTTATTCATCCAGATCAGGAACTTGTTATTCCTAATTTATAA